The nucleotide window ttggattttttgtttcttaactggtttttgaaataaacgattcatttATGTCCTCTTTTGAACTATCAAAGTTGTGACTATACTCGTAAATTCTATGAAATAAGTTGAAAGCAATCTAATCAAAAGAACTTTCGGGTATATGCAAATTATGTAAACCAATATGATGATGATCGAGAAAATTTAGtttccaattttaattttatttcccaATATTTCTGCTAATACAAATGTGATCcaaatatgataatttttaagacattttagAGCTTTTGGTGGTAAAGTACTGagcgtttttttaataaatagttaTCAGGATTTGAGTTTAAGTACCTGTTTTCTCAGTAATTGTCGtcattaagtaaataaatactcCTAGATACcatttttcattattaagtGAAATTCTTCAGAATATACAGTTTATTTAATACTGAGAACGTTAcgaaaaacataaaactaagACGATGTCATAAAATGTCaacatttgttttctttattcgCTACCACGAATAAAACAtcctaaaattatattaaacatgaaaactataaaaaaaaacatcaaattggAAAAAGGAAAAGAATAACATGTCAGTTcctattaatgttttgttttttttacaacattttcttcataattttttaagtttactttttctatttttttatttattattatttttttaatatttgtttttctacctcgttttttaagcaaattcaGCATCACATTTGTTAAAAGGCAACccctttttttggtttattaaaaaaaagcaacaacaacaaaataaataaaaaaataaacataaaaattatgtggaattttttttaacccaacagtttttttaacccattgtcatatattttaagatgagTGGGTGGGTGGTGAATGGGGTTTATGATTTTGGATTTTGGTTGGGTTCTACTTTTTCCATTTGGGTTTGAAGGAATGAATGGTTGGCAGCAAGGTACGAACGAGTAGTATGTAGTagcacaaatattttataccagcactaagatttttttatatacaatatatttctcacaaatttttatatatttttcagtttttactttttttacgttcatttttttttgcacacatACTCATCCATATATATTTGTTCGTTCTCTggtttaataaaagttttttatgtcgcatttttatatttttaacgagaagcattttttttgctttaaaattaaaataaaaaatgttaaagaaaataaaggATGAAAACATcctgaatgaaaaaaataaatattgaaatttgttttgatgGACTTTTTTTCATCTTTAATGGTCgtctttttttcaaaaggggatagttgagtttttttctgtccattatttacatttttttttaataaaatgtagaaCGGACAGTGGAAATTGCAGGTTTTGGAAGTTTAATaatgaattttctttttttcttaaaaataaaaactgtacaTATAAATTTTACAGAACAGACTTCAATAGtttgtattaaaacaaattaaacagtattgtaGTGTAAATCAAAAAAGTATTAAGCATagatagatcggaaactctcctgtcaaaaaacctaactcagttgtcaaaaacctagtTTTCGCGCTATTTATATTATAGACAATTAAACCATGAAAAAAACCCTTTAAAgtatttacttttaaatatttgctgaaatctattaaaatcatttgaataacatttattttcattttatttttagctgAAACAAGAAACGATTAACAAAATTCATCATGTTGCCGCAACAGTATTGTTTGCGATGGAAATACCATCACAGTAATTTACAGACCATGTTCTCTCAACTGTTGGATCGTGGCTGCTTTTGTGATGTAACTTTGGCCTGTGAGGGCCAATTGATTAGAGCCCACAGAGTTGTGTTGTGTGCCTGCAGTACATTTTTCGATACGGTCCTAACGAACTATGCCAGTGAACGAGATCCCATTATAATAATGAAAGATATTACATTTGCCGATATCAAatgtttaattgaatttatgtacAAGGGCGAAATAAATGTAGaacatgtatgtattttactATACAATTATAtagataaatatttaacattaattatttaattgtttcaGGCGAATTTAGCATCATTACTAAAAACTGCCGATGATCTCAAAATAAAAGGTCTGGCCGAAGTAACTTGGCGAGACGACGAGGATATACCCCCACCACCTACGCCACAAACAGAATTCCATTCACCACCACAGTCTCGGAATCGCTATGATAGTTATGGTCACGAAGCACCACACAGATCTCAATCACCGGACACTGAGCGTGAACAGAAAACTCCATCACCAAAACATTCAGCCATAGCTACGCGCATGCCCACACTGACTCCCATACCAACATCGGCTGTGTCGATAGTAGCGGCTGCCAGTTCTCCAATCGATTCGTATATGGGACCAAAACGCAAACGTGGTCGACCTCCATTGGATGATGCCTACGATGTGTTCAATGTGTAAGTAAACATACATAAACTCTgtgaaatttaaatgtaaacatGTACGACCATTTTTATTTTGCAGCAGAAAACTGGGTCATTATAACGATCAAGGCGAGAGCACTTCATACTTGGAAGGATCTCAGTTTAATGATGAACAGAATAACCACCGCGTAACATCTCAGCATTCCAGACCAAATTCACCTTCAGCAGCATCCGTTGTCTATCAACAACATATCCAACAACAGAAACAACGCTTACGTTACCGACCCTCACGAATCCAACATGAAGACGACGTACTGGATGATGAATCGGCCACGGAACCCGAATGGATAACAAGTTCATTAGAAcatgaaaatgagcaaaaagatCCTTTGGATCACAACGATGAGGAGGAAGATGAACTACAATCCATTAAAGAGGAAAATGATGATAACACTGCTGCTAAACGATCAACGGAAAAACGTTCTAAAGAATCTACACCAGAACATCCCAAAATGAAGGTGCTAAAACGGAAAACTTCCAAAGAGGAATCATTGCAGCACAAATCTGAAAACGAAGATGAACTGGAGACAGTAGACTCAGCCACTGTGCCACAAACTGTGGAGGAAATTGAGACCAAACAACAATCAACAAAAGAGAAATCATCTGCAGGTGCAACAAATACATCTACATCCTCAACTACAACTAATAATTCAACAGCGTCAGCTACATCCTCATCGGCATCGTCACCATCTACAAGTGCAGCTCATAAATCATCAGCTTCATCACACCACCATCATTCTCATCACTCTCATCATTCCCACTCACATTCTCATCATGCTCCACCACCACCGCCCCTACATCATCCCCATCATTATGGCAAATACGTGCCCGAAGGTTATCTGATCAATGAACACGGCATCTTAATGACTCACGATTTCATACATGCTCCGACGGCTTCAATACCAACATCATCGACATCGGCTTCCAATGGTCATCATCCAGACGAATATGTTGACATTAAAATGGAAGAATTCACCGAGGCCGAGTTACGTTTGACAACTGAGGAAATGTCTCAGTGGCAGGATGTCATTAAAATGGATGACTATTTGGCTAAAGGCAGGCGGCCACAATTCTGGGAGGAACCTTTTACTCGAAGGGTTAGTATTTATGTTAAAGATATTCAATAGGATTTTCTTTGTTCATGTTTCTGAATTGTTGTCCATTAATGTTTGGATAAAGTAGACGAACTTTTGTTTTATCTTTTATTCATAAATATCAATATGCAATCCGAAAGAACAGGagatttattttggaaattatttcaaaaagaaaatggtTCGAATTATACTGATGTGTATCAACCTAAGATACTTGTGTACAATTAATCTGAATCTTCTAAACTTTTGTTCTGATTGCAAATGATGTATGAACGAATCGTAGGGAAGGAAAtaggtttgaaaaaaaaaaatttgtgaccaGCCTATTGTAAGACAAGGTGAGATACAGGGTGTCAAAGTCGACCACCTCTGGTACTTTGTACagctttataaaaaagttttattttatgaaatatatatatgtttgtggtcacaaatttaattttcataaagcTTATGTCCTCTACAATTCGTTCACACCAGaactgtaaatgaatcattctattctgattttaattcattatgaattagctaaattttgaattgaaaaaattaattgaatgaaatttgaatcaattcaaacgaattaggcagaaatgatttccaattcatttacaattcatttgaattgaattgattttgaattaattcaattgaattagaaaaaagaattggCAATTCAAATGAtttggaaattaatttaattcaaatgaatagctaattcttttttctaattcatttgaattaattcaaaatcaattcaattcaaatgaattgaaaacgaattgcaattcatttttaccaaattcatttgaatttattcaaatttcatttaatttaaaaatgaatgattcatttaccgCTCTGGTTCATACATCATTTAGATTTATTACCAATTTTTTCGTTAAAAACCTCTGTGTGTCATTTGTTGcatttcgaaaatgttttctttcgaaTCAAATTACACAATAATCCCTaagagattttataaaaaattaaattcagatTCTGTGGCATATTAATTGTTGTCGTGTTAAACTGTTatataacaaataaaagagGCTTCACACAATATTTTAGCATAATTTTGAAAACGATTTATCCGATttgataaattataaatcacccttatcgtggttggcgtaaacgtcatacgcctacgacagtttcgtactagattaaagaaacagtttgcattttatctttaatctagtacgaaacagtcgtaggcgtaagacgtttacgccaaccacgataagggtgaatatgtaataaacaaaacaattatcATCTTATTCCCTTCATATCGCTGGCACACTTTATTACATTTGACTGTAATTGATATTTCGTTTTAATTTGCAGGTTCTTGATGCTATAAAGAATAAAAGACTTGAAATGAAAAAAGCAGCTCGTATTTTGGGAGTATCATATGGCACTCTTTACGGACGTTATCGCGAAGTATATGGCTGCCTCAAACATCCATATAGGCATGTAGTAACCAAATCCAATTCATATTCTAAATCAATTTCAACACACTAACaacatgtaataaatatttcattcaattaattcCAAATTATAGCAGTACATCTTTAAGGCCATCTCAAAGCAGTGCTTTAAGTGTGCAACCTAGATTTGATATTGTATGGCCCTCACCCAAACCTGGGCAATTAGGTATGTTTACAAGTcgatttcatatacatattattctatattaataatgtttatatacaattttattcaagacATTGGAAAATTGAGACCGAAAGATCTAAGTGAACTCTGGACTCGACcgcaaatgtgaaaaaagtttgTACATCCCCCCTACgctttgcacacaaaaataaggaaataaacatgtagttttaatttaatgttcatttcttctttctatccttttgtaaataatatgaatttaataaattacaattaGTTTTTAGGAAAACAAGTATTTAAATCATTAGCTAAGTTAACCCCAAAtcccaaatgttttttttacttataaaaaaaaaattaacttaaaaagtttttagtaaATTACACTAACAACAAATTTTCAGTAAAAGACATTATTTAGTGTGAGGCTAGAGTTtaagtatttttgtattttactttatttatgtGTGGatgtgtgttttaaataatatgacAAAGAAAGTGaaatcgataaaaaaaaaataaataatttttaagatgaaattataataattataaaaataaaacaaatatttagaatttttataaatgtatatattatatatgtatgtatgatgatgatgaaaacaaatattatttccatattcatatttattgattAAATGATGATAGAAATATTGAAACAGATAATACTGATACATAACACATGTTGTATGTTTCATTTTGaatgtcataaaaataaaactaaaaaaaaattgtcttaaataaTTACACTGCGGTCGAATgcaagattatttttttttattttgaagactGGCGTAAGAATAAAtactaaatttgatttaaagtatacagatattaattttattaattttataatgatttaaATAGACTTTTCATAGCCATAATActtgaaaaatagttttgctcTCAAATTAGAGTTCAGCTTGTTGGAAACGTAAATGTTTTAATTCGATCCTAGTGTTattattctaaatatttaaatgaaatcgtAATTAgtgaaatacaaatttaaaatatttaattattcttAACTGATTGTTCTAATTGcataagaaattataataaaaaaaacaacaaatattaaataaaataaaatacatacataaatacataccaataaaaataactatctaaaaaaattataatacaaatttcattactttattaatttatattcaaaataggATCTTTCAACCAAAGAATaaaatttcttcataaaattagCTAAAAATTTGTGTACATTGAAGCGAATATAAGAAGACAGTAAGATCTTTCATTCGGAATGTTTTCAATTCCTTGAATATTGATGGATTTTGATTTAGCTTCTTCGGATgctgtttaattttgttaaaatatttagtccCTCTCTCGCAGTAAAATTAATTCCGTATTATATTTGGTTTCTTTACCAAAAACTtgacttttgtttttatgtatCGCTACCTTAaaatagaaaggccctaactaacGTTTGCCTTagtttacaggagaaggaaaaaaaatcgttttcaaaactgaaatcaatttcaaaaat belongs to Calliphora vicina chromosome 4, idCalVici1.1, whole genome shotgun sequence and includes:
- the LOC135956930 gene encoding protein tramtrack, beta isoform isoform X2, whose protein sequence is MLPQQYCLRWKYHHSNLQTMFSQLLDRGCFCDVTLACEGQLIRAHRVVLCACSTFFDTVLTNYASERDPIIIMKDITFADIKCLIEFMYKGEINVEHANLASLLKTADDLKIKGLAEVTWRDDEDIPPPPTPQTEFHSPPQSRNRYDSYGHEAPHRSQSPDTEREQKTPSPKHSAIATRMPTLTPIPTSAVSIVAAASSPIDSYMGPKRKRGRPPLDDAYDVFNVRKLGHYNDQGESTSYLEGSQFNDEQNNHRVTSQHSRPNSPSAASVVYQQHIQQQKQRLRYRPSRIQHEDDVLDDESATEPEWITSSLEHENEQKDPLDHNDEEEDELQSIKEENDDNTAAKRSTEKRSKESTPEHPKMKVLKRKTSKEESLQHKSENEDELETVDSATVPQTVEEIETKQQSTKEKSSAGATNTSTSSTTTNNSTASATSSSASSPSTSAAHKSSASSHHHHSHHSHHSHSHSHHAPPPPPLHHPHHYGKYVPEGYLINEHGILMTHDFIHAPTASIPTSSTSASNGHHPDEYVDIKMEEFTEAELRLTTEEMSQWQDVIKMDDYLAKGRRPQFWEEPFTRRVLDAIKNKRLEMKKAARILGVSYGTLYGRYREVYGCLKHPYSTSLRPSQSSALSVQPRFDIVWPSPKPGQLDIGKLRPKDLSELWTRPQM
- the LOC135956930 gene encoding protein tramtrack, beta isoform isoform X1, with protein sequence MLPQQYCLRWKYHHSNLQTMFSQLLDRGCFCDVTLACEGQLIRAHRVVLCACSTFFDTVLTNYASERDPIIIMKDITFADIKCLIEFMYKGEINVEHANLASLLKTADDLKIKGLAEVTWRDDEDIPPPPTPQTEFHSPPQSRNRYDSYGHEAPHRSQSPDTEREQKTPSPKHSAIATRMPTLTPIPTSAVSIVAAASSPIDSYMGPKRKRGRPPLDDAYDVFNVRKLGHYNDQGESTSYLEGSQFNDEQNNHRVTSQHSRPNSPSAASVVYQQHIQQQKQRLRYRPSRIQHEDDVLDDESATEPEWITSSLEHENEQKDPLDHNDEEEDELQSIKEENDDNTAAKRSTEKRSKESTPEHPKMKVLKRKTSKEESLQHKSENEDELETVDSATVPQTVEEIETKQQSTKEKSSAGATNTSTSSTTTNNSTASATSSSASSPSTSAAHKSSASSHHHHSHHSHHSHSHSHHAPPPPPLHHPHHYGKYVPEGYLINEHGILMTHDFIHAPTASIPTSSTSASNGHHPDEYVDIKMEEFTEAELRLTTEEMSQWQDVIKMDDYLAKGRRPQFWEEPFTRRVLDAIKNKRLEMKKAARILGVSYGTLYGRYREVYGCLKHPYSSTSLRPSQSSALSVQPRFDIVWPSPKPGQLDIGKLRPKDLSELWTRPQM